The genomic stretch CGGGGGCTGTCCTCGGGCGTGACGCCGCACGCGCCGACGAGGGTCGCCACCGCGACCGCCGTCGCGAGGAGCAGCACCCTCGGACGCCTCCTCCCGCGCCGGACCGTGCTCATCCCGTCTCCTTGTCGTCCACGGTGGGGATCGGCTCGATGAGCGGTAGTTCGACCACGAAGCGGGCGCCGGGCTGGCCGTCGACGCGGTCCTCGACCCACACCCTCCCGCCGTGCAGGCGGACGTGCTCGTCGACCAGGGCCAGGCCGAGGCCGACGCCGCTGTCCGTCGACCGGTTGCCGCTCCCGCTGCCGCGCGAGAAGCGCCCGAAGATGATCGGACGGTCTTCGGGGGCGACGCCGGGTCCCCGGTCCTCGACCGCGATGAGAAGACGCCCGTCCTCCGTGGAGAGGTTCACCGAGGTCGCCCCGCCCGCGTACTTCTCGGCGTTGTCGAGGAGGTTCGCGATCACCTGGCCGAACCGGCGCTTGTCGACCCGCACGATGGCGTCGCCCACCTCCGGTTCGTAGCGGACCGGTACACCGCCCCCGGCGAGGACGCTCACGGCCTGGATCACCATCTCGACGGCGACGACCTCCTCGAGGTGCAACTTGATCGCCCCGACGTCGAACCGGGAGATCTCGAGCAGGTCCTCGACGAGCTGTTGGAGGCGGTCCACGTCGGCGGAGAGGAGCACCAGCGCGGTCTGGGCCCGCTCGGGCAGCTCGTCGTGGGAGTTCTCCAGGACCTCCACCGTCGCCGCGAGGGTCATGAGCGGCGAGCGCAGCTCGTGGCTGACCTCCGAGGCGAACCGGGCATCGCGTTCGAGGCGGTCCTCGAGCGCCCCGGCCATCTCGTTGAAGGGCACGGCGATGAGGTCGAGGTCGGGGTCGTTGCCGGTGGGGAGGCGGGTGTCGAGCCGCCCGCCGGCGATGGCCTCGGCGGCCACGCCGACGTCGAGGAGCGGCGTGAACACCCGGC from Acidimicrobiales bacterium encodes the following:
- a CDS encoding HAMP domain-containing histidine kinase; amino-acid sequence: MTTTSNVQARAVTAEVRPGTAATVPLPTGRRRRRWGHLGLRTRLTLTFALGALGLSAVLSVVTFGLTRENLLSQREDSAVSQAISNAERLNNRLDAELDASDTQQVLTALPTPEGALPVMLYGGEWYASDPGEFGRDDIPVELRETVGAGEAARMRISYQGSPYLVVGIPVPQLEAQYFEGVSLMDLRDTLEGLAISLLGAATITTVAGGLLGFWASRRVFTPLLDVGVAAEAIAGGRLDTRLPTGNDPDLDLIAVPFNEMAGALEDRLERDARFASEVSHELRSPLMTLAATVEVLENSHDELPERAQTALVLLSADVDRLQQLVEDLLEISRFDVGAIKLHLEEVVAVEMVIQAVSVLAGGGVPVRYEPEVGDAIVRVDKRRFGQVIANLLDNAEKYAGGATSVNLSTEDGRLLIAVEDRGPGVAPEDRPIIFGRFSRGSGSGNRSTDSGVGLGLALVDEHVRLHGGRVWVEDRVDGQPGARFVVELPLIEPIPTVDDKETG